From a region of the Oncorhynchus tshawytscha isolate Ot180627B linkage group LG14, Otsh_v2.0, whole genome shotgun sequence genome:
- the LOC112236872 gene encoding poly(rC)-binding protein 3 isoform X4 — protein sequence MEPPKVQQPGEGGLNVTLTIRLLMHGKEVGSIIGKKGETVKKMREEVSASGARINISEGNCPERIVTITGPTDAIFKAFAMIAYKFEEDIINSMSNSPATSKPPVTLRLVVPASQCGSLIGKGGSKIKEMRESTGAQVQVAGDMLPNSTERAVTISGAPEAIIQCVKQICVVMLESPPKGATIPYRPKPASTPIIFSGGQVRADPLGASTANLSLLLQHQPLPAYTIQGQYAIPHPDLTKLHQLAMQQTPFNPLGQTTPAFPGLDASNQASTHELTIPNDLIGCIIGRQGTKINEIRQMSGAQIKIANAMEGSSERQITITGTPANISLAQYLINARFRDVAAMWNDPSSMTTS from the exons ATGGAACCACCCAAGGTGCAGCAGCCAGGCGAAGGAGGCCTCAACGTCACCCTCACCATCAGGCTTCTGATGCACGGCAAG GAGGTTGGAAGCATCATTGGAAAG aaaggagagacagtgaAGAAGATGCGTGAAGAGGTAAGTGCA AGCGGTGCACGCATCAACATCTCTGAGGGAAACTGCCCAGAGCGGATAGTTACCATCACCGGACCCACAGATGCCATCTTCAAGGCCTTCGCCATGATCGCATACAAGTTTGAAGAG GATATAATCAACTCTATGAGCAACAGTCCAGCCACCAGCAAGCCTCCTGTCACCCTGCGTCTGGTTGTCCCAGCCAGCCAATGTGGCTCCCTCATAGGGAAAGGAGGCTCCAAAATCAAAGAAATGAGAGAG TCCACAGGTGCTCAGGTACAGGTCGCAGGGGACATGCTGCCCAACTCCACTGAACGAGCAGTCACCATCTCAGGAGCCCCGGAAGCCATTATCCAGTGTGTCAAGCAGATCTGTGTTGTCATGCTAGAG tcCCCACCGAAAGGTGCCACTATCCCCTACCGCCCCAAGCCTGCCTCCACCCCCATCATTTTTTCAGGTGGCCAGGTAAGAGCCGACCCGCTGGGGGCCTCCACTGCCAACCTCAGCCTCTTACTGCAGCACCAGCCACTGCCT gCGTACACCATTCAGGGACAATACGCCATCCCTCACCCTGAC TTGACCAAGCTCCACCAGTTGGCTATGCAGCAAACCCCCTTTAACCCCCTTGGACAGACCACCCCTGCCTTCCCCG GTCTGGATGCCAGTAACCAGGCCAGTACTCATGAACTCACCATTCCCAATGAT CTAATAGGCTGCATAATCGGGCGCCAGGGAACCAAAATCAACGAGATCCGTCAGATGTCTGGGGCGCAGATCAAAATTGCTAACGCCATGGAAGGGTCATCGGAGCGCCAGATCACCATCACAGGAACCCCCGCCAACATCAGCCTGGCCCAGTACCTCATCAACGCAAG GTTCAGAGACGTGGCGGCCATGTGGAATGACCcatcctccatgacgacatcctAA
- the LOC112236872 gene encoding poly(rC)-binding protein 3 isoform X3 — protein sequence MEPPKVQQPGEGGLNVTLTIRLLMHGKEVGSIIGKKGETVKKMREEVSASGARINISEGNCPERIVTITGPTDAIFKAFAMIAYKFEEDIINSMSNSPATSKPPVTLRLVVPASQCGSLIGKGGSKIKEMRESTGAQVQVAGDMLPNSTERAVTISGAPEAIIQCVKQICVVMLESPPKGATIPYRPKPASTPIIFSGGQVRADPLGASTANLSLLLQHQPLPAYTIQGQYAIPHPDQLTKLHQLAMQQTPFNPLGQTTPAFPGLDASNQASTHELTIPNDLIGCIIGRQGTKINEIRQMSGAQIKIANAMEGSSERQITITGTPANISLAQYLINARFRDVAAMWNDPSSMTTS from the exons ATGGAACCACCCAAGGTGCAGCAGCCAGGCGAAGGAGGCCTCAACGTCACCCTCACCATCAGGCTTCTGATGCACGGCAAG GAGGTTGGAAGCATCATTGGAAAG aaaggagagacagtgaAGAAGATGCGTGAAGAGGTAAGTGCA AGCGGTGCACGCATCAACATCTCTGAGGGAAACTGCCCAGAGCGGATAGTTACCATCACCGGACCCACAGATGCCATCTTCAAGGCCTTCGCCATGATCGCATACAAGTTTGAAGAG GATATAATCAACTCTATGAGCAACAGTCCAGCCACCAGCAAGCCTCCTGTCACCCTGCGTCTGGTTGTCCCAGCCAGCCAATGTGGCTCCCTCATAGGGAAAGGAGGCTCCAAAATCAAAGAAATGAGAGAG TCCACAGGTGCTCAGGTACAGGTCGCAGGGGACATGCTGCCCAACTCCACTGAACGAGCAGTCACCATCTCAGGAGCCCCGGAAGCCATTATCCAGTGTGTCAAGCAGATCTGTGTTGTCATGCTAGAG tcCCCACCGAAAGGTGCCACTATCCCCTACCGCCCCAAGCCTGCCTCCACCCCCATCATTTTTTCAGGTGGCCAGGTAAGAGCCGACCCGCTGGGGGCCTCCACTGCCAACCTCAGCCTCTTACTGCAGCACCAGCCACTGCCT gCGTACACCATTCAGGGACAATACGCCATCCCTCACCCTGAC CAGTTGACCAAGCTCCACCAGTTGGCTATGCAGCAAACCCCCTTTAACCCCCTTGGACAGACCACCCCTGCCTTCCCCG GTCTGGATGCCAGTAACCAGGCCAGTACTCATGAACTCACCATTCCCAATGAT CTAATAGGCTGCATAATCGGGCGCCAGGGAACCAAAATCAACGAGATCCGTCAGATGTCTGGGGCGCAGATCAAAATTGCTAACGCCATGGAAGGGTCATCGGAGCGCCAGATCACCATCACAGGAACCCCCGCCAACATCAGCCTGGCCCAGTACCTCATCAACGCAAG GTTCAGAGACGTGGCGGCCATGTGGAATGACCcatcctccatgacgacatcctAA
- the LOC112236872 gene encoding poly(rC)-binding protein 3 isoform X1, with amino-acid sequence MEPPKVQQPGEGGLNVTLTIRLLMHGKEVGSIIGKKGETVKKMREEVSASGARINISEGNCPERIVTITGPTDAIFKAFAMIAYKFEEDIINSMSNSPATSKPPVTLRLVVPASQCGSLIGKGGSKIKEMRESTGAQVQVAGDMLPNSTERAVTISGAPEAIIQCVKQICVVMLESPPKGATIPYRPKPASTPIIFSGGQVRADPLGASTANLSLLLQHQPLPAYTIQGQYAIPHPDQLTKLHQLAMQQTPFNPLGQTTPAFPAGLDASNQASTHELTIPNDLIGCIIGRQGTKINEIRQMSGAQIKIANAMEGSSERQITITGTPANISLAQYLINARFRDVAAMWNDPSSMTTS; translated from the exons ATGGAACCACCCAAGGTGCAGCAGCCAGGCGAAGGAGGCCTCAACGTCACCCTCACCATCAGGCTTCTGATGCACGGCAAG GAGGTTGGAAGCATCATTGGAAAG aaaggagagacagtgaAGAAGATGCGTGAAGAGGTAAGTGCA AGCGGTGCACGCATCAACATCTCTGAGGGAAACTGCCCAGAGCGGATAGTTACCATCACCGGACCCACAGATGCCATCTTCAAGGCCTTCGCCATGATCGCATACAAGTTTGAAGAG GATATAATCAACTCTATGAGCAACAGTCCAGCCACCAGCAAGCCTCCTGTCACCCTGCGTCTGGTTGTCCCAGCCAGCCAATGTGGCTCCCTCATAGGGAAAGGAGGCTCCAAAATCAAAGAAATGAGAGAG TCCACAGGTGCTCAGGTACAGGTCGCAGGGGACATGCTGCCCAACTCCACTGAACGAGCAGTCACCATCTCAGGAGCCCCGGAAGCCATTATCCAGTGTGTCAAGCAGATCTGTGTTGTCATGCTAGAG tcCCCACCGAAAGGTGCCACTATCCCCTACCGCCCCAAGCCTGCCTCCACCCCCATCATTTTTTCAGGTGGCCAGGTAAGAGCCGACCCGCTGGGGGCCTCCACTGCCAACCTCAGCCTCTTACTGCAGCACCAGCCACTGCCT gCGTACACCATTCAGGGACAATACGCCATCCCTCACCCTGAC CAGTTGACCAAGCTCCACCAGTTGGCTATGCAGCAAACCCCCTTTAACCCCCTTGGACAGACCACCCCTGCCTTCCCCG CAGGTCTGGATGCCAGTAACCAGGCCAGTACTCATGAACTCACCATTCCCAATGAT CTAATAGGCTGCATAATCGGGCGCCAGGGAACCAAAATCAACGAGATCCGTCAGATGTCTGGGGCGCAGATCAAAATTGCTAACGCCATGGAAGGGTCATCGGAGCGCCAGATCACCATCACAGGAACCCCCGCCAACATCAGCCTGGCCCAGTACCTCATCAACGCAAG GTTCAGAGACGTGGCGGCCATGTGGAATGACCcatcctccatgacgacatcctAA
- the LOC112236872 gene encoding poly(rC)-binding protein 3 isoform X6, producing the protein MEPPKVQQPGEGGLNVTLTIRLLMHGKEVGSIIGKKGETVKKMREESGARINISEGNCPERIVTITGPTDAIFKAFAMIAYKFEEDIINSMSNSPATSKPPVTLRLVVPASQCGSLIGKGGSKIKEMRESTGAQVQVAGDMLPNSTERAVTISGAPEAIIQCVKQICVVMLESPPKGATIPYRPKPASTPIIFSGGQVRADPLGASTANLSLLLQHQPLPAYTIQGQYAIPHPDQLTKLHQLAMQQTPFNPLGQTTPAFPGLDASNQASTHELTIPNDLIGCIIGRQGTKINEIRQMSGAQIKIANAMEGSSERQITITGTPANISLAQYLINARFRDVAAMWNDPSSMTTS; encoded by the exons ATGGAACCACCCAAGGTGCAGCAGCCAGGCGAAGGAGGCCTCAACGTCACCCTCACCATCAGGCTTCTGATGCACGGCAAG GAGGTTGGAAGCATCATTGGAAAG aaaggagagacagtgaAGAAGATGCGTGAAGAG AGCGGTGCACGCATCAACATCTCTGAGGGAAACTGCCCAGAGCGGATAGTTACCATCACCGGACCCACAGATGCCATCTTCAAGGCCTTCGCCATGATCGCATACAAGTTTGAAGAG GATATAATCAACTCTATGAGCAACAGTCCAGCCACCAGCAAGCCTCCTGTCACCCTGCGTCTGGTTGTCCCAGCCAGCCAATGTGGCTCCCTCATAGGGAAAGGAGGCTCCAAAATCAAAGAAATGAGAGAG TCCACAGGTGCTCAGGTACAGGTCGCAGGGGACATGCTGCCCAACTCCACTGAACGAGCAGTCACCATCTCAGGAGCCCCGGAAGCCATTATCCAGTGTGTCAAGCAGATCTGTGTTGTCATGCTAGAG tcCCCACCGAAAGGTGCCACTATCCCCTACCGCCCCAAGCCTGCCTCCACCCCCATCATTTTTTCAGGTGGCCAGGTAAGAGCCGACCCGCTGGGGGCCTCCACTGCCAACCTCAGCCTCTTACTGCAGCACCAGCCACTGCCT gCGTACACCATTCAGGGACAATACGCCATCCCTCACCCTGAC CAGTTGACCAAGCTCCACCAGTTGGCTATGCAGCAAACCCCCTTTAACCCCCTTGGACAGACCACCCCTGCCTTCCCCG GTCTGGATGCCAGTAACCAGGCCAGTACTCATGAACTCACCATTCCCAATGAT CTAATAGGCTGCATAATCGGGCGCCAGGGAACCAAAATCAACGAGATCCGTCAGATGTCTGGGGCGCAGATCAAAATTGCTAACGCCATGGAAGGGTCATCGGAGCGCCAGATCACCATCACAGGAACCCCCGCCAACATCAGCCTGGCCCAGTACCTCATCAACGCAAG GTTCAGAGACGTGGCGGCCATGTGGAATGACCcatcctccatgacgacatcctAA
- the LOC112236872 gene encoding poly(rC)-binding protein 3 isoform X8, with protein sequence MEPPKVQQPGEGGLNVTLTIRLLMHGKEVGSIIGKKGETVKKMREESGARINISEGNCPERIVTITGPTDAIFKAFAMIAYKFEEDIINSMSNSPATSKPPVTLRLVVPASQCGSLIGKGGSKIKEMRESTGAQVQVAGDMLPNSTERAVTISGAPEAIIQCVKQICVVMLESPPKGATIPYRPKPASTPIIFSGGQVRADPLGASTANLSLLLQHQPLPAYTIQGQYAIPHPDLTKLHQLAMQQTPFNPLGQTTPAFPGLDASNQASTHELTIPNDLIGCIIGRQGTKINEIRQMSGAQIKIANAMEGSSERQITITGTPANISLAQYLINARFRDVAAMWNDPSSMTTS encoded by the exons ATGGAACCACCCAAGGTGCAGCAGCCAGGCGAAGGAGGCCTCAACGTCACCCTCACCATCAGGCTTCTGATGCACGGCAAG GAGGTTGGAAGCATCATTGGAAAG aaaggagagacagtgaAGAAGATGCGTGAAGAG AGCGGTGCACGCATCAACATCTCTGAGGGAAACTGCCCAGAGCGGATAGTTACCATCACCGGACCCACAGATGCCATCTTCAAGGCCTTCGCCATGATCGCATACAAGTTTGAAGAG GATATAATCAACTCTATGAGCAACAGTCCAGCCACCAGCAAGCCTCCTGTCACCCTGCGTCTGGTTGTCCCAGCCAGCCAATGTGGCTCCCTCATAGGGAAAGGAGGCTCCAAAATCAAAGAAATGAGAGAG TCCACAGGTGCTCAGGTACAGGTCGCAGGGGACATGCTGCCCAACTCCACTGAACGAGCAGTCACCATCTCAGGAGCCCCGGAAGCCATTATCCAGTGTGTCAAGCAGATCTGTGTTGTCATGCTAGAG tcCCCACCGAAAGGTGCCACTATCCCCTACCGCCCCAAGCCTGCCTCCACCCCCATCATTTTTTCAGGTGGCCAGGTAAGAGCCGACCCGCTGGGGGCCTCCACTGCCAACCTCAGCCTCTTACTGCAGCACCAGCCACTGCCT gCGTACACCATTCAGGGACAATACGCCATCCCTCACCCTGAC TTGACCAAGCTCCACCAGTTGGCTATGCAGCAAACCCCCTTTAACCCCCTTGGACAGACCACCCCTGCCTTCCCCG GTCTGGATGCCAGTAACCAGGCCAGTACTCATGAACTCACCATTCCCAATGAT CTAATAGGCTGCATAATCGGGCGCCAGGGAACCAAAATCAACGAGATCCGTCAGATGTCTGGGGCGCAGATCAAAATTGCTAACGCCATGGAAGGGTCATCGGAGCGCCAGATCACCATCACAGGAACCCCCGCCAACATCAGCCTGGCCCAGTACCTCATCAACGCAAG GTTCAGAGACGTGGCGGCCATGTGGAATGACCcatcctccatgacgacatcctAA
- the LOC112236872 gene encoding poly(rC)-binding protein 3 isoform X2, whose product MEPPKVQQPGEGGLNVTLTIRLLMHGKEVGSIIGKKGETVKKMREEVSASGARINISEGNCPERIVTITGPTDAIFKAFAMIAYKFEEDIINSMSNSPATSKPPVTLRLVVPASQCGSLIGKGGSKIKEMRESTGAQVQVAGDMLPNSTERAVTISGAPEAIIQCVKQICVVMLESPPKGATIPYRPKPASTPIIFSGGQVRADPLGASTANLSLLLQHQPLPAYTIQGQYAIPHPDLTKLHQLAMQQTPFNPLGQTTPAFPAGLDASNQASTHELTIPNDLIGCIIGRQGTKINEIRQMSGAQIKIANAMEGSSERQITITGTPANISLAQYLINARFRDVAAMWNDPSSMTTS is encoded by the exons ATGGAACCACCCAAGGTGCAGCAGCCAGGCGAAGGAGGCCTCAACGTCACCCTCACCATCAGGCTTCTGATGCACGGCAAG GAGGTTGGAAGCATCATTGGAAAG aaaggagagacagtgaAGAAGATGCGTGAAGAGGTAAGTGCA AGCGGTGCACGCATCAACATCTCTGAGGGAAACTGCCCAGAGCGGATAGTTACCATCACCGGACCCACAGATGCCATCTTCAAGGCCTTCGCCATGATCGCATACAAGTTTGAAGAG GATATAATCAACTCTATGAGCAACAGTCCAGCCACCAGCAAGCCTCCTGTCACCCTGCGTCTGGTTGTCCCAGCCAGCCAATGTGGCTCCCTCATAGGGAAAGGAGGCTCCAAAATCAAAGAAATGAGAGAG TCCACAGGTGCTCAGGTACAGGTCGCAGGGGACATGCTGCCCAACTCCACTGAACGAGCAGTCACCATCTCAGGAGCCCCGGAAGCCATTATCCAGTGTGTCAAGCAGATCTGTGTTGTCATGCTAGAG tcCCCACCGAAAGGTGCCACTATCCCCTACCGCCCCAAGCCTGCCTCCACCCCCATCATTTTTTCAGGTGGCCAGGTAAGAGCCGACCCGCTGGGGGCCTCCACTGCCAACCTCAGCCTCTTACTGCAGCACCAGCCACTGCCT gCGTACACCATTCAGGGACAATACGCCATCCCTCACCCTGAC TTGACCAAGCTCCACCAGTTGGCTATGCAGCAAACCCCCTTTAACCCCCTTGGACAGACCACCCCTGCCTTCCCCG CAGGTCTGGATGCCAGTAACCAGGCCAGTACTCATGAACTCACCATTCCCAATGAT CTAATAGGCTGCATAATCGGGCGCCAGGGAACCAAAATCAACGAGATCCGTCAGATGTCTGGGGCGCAGATCAAAATTGCTAACGCCATGGAAGGGTCATCGGAGCGCCAGATCACCATCACAGGAACCCCCGCCAACATCAGCCTGGCCCAGTACCTCATCAACGCAAG GTTCAGAGACGTGGCGGCCATGTGGAATGACCcatcctccatgacgacatcctAA
- the LOC112236872 gene encoding poly(rC)-binding protein 3 isoform X7, with protein sequence MEPPKVQQPGEGGLNVTLTIRLLMHGKEVGSIIGKKGETVKKMREESGARINISEGNCPERIVTITGPTDAIFKAFAMIAYKFEEDIINSMSNSPATSKPPVTLRLVVPASQCGSLIGKGGSKIKEMRESTGAQVQVAGDMLPNSTERAVTISGAPEAIIQCVKQICVVMLESPPKGATIPYRPKPASTPIIFSGGQVRADPLGASTANLSLLLQHQPLPAYTIQGQYAIPHPDLTKLHQLAMQQTPFNPLGQTTPAFPAGLDASNQASTHELTIPNDLIGCIIGRQGTKINEIRQMSGAQIKIANAMEGSSERQITITGTPANISLAQYLINARFRDVAAMWNDPSSMTTS encoded by the exons ATGGAACCACCCAAGGTGCAGCAGCCAGGCGAAGGAGGCCTCAACGTCACCCTCACCATCAGGCTTCTGATGCACGGCAAG GAGGTTGGAAGCATCATTGGAAAG aaaggagagacagtgaAGAAGATGCGTGAAGAG AGCGGTGCACGCATCAACATCTCTGAGGGAAACTGCCCAGAGCGGATAGTTACCATCACCGGACCCACAGATGCCATCTTCAAGGCCTTCGCCATGATCGCATACAAGTTTGAAGAG GATATAATCAACTCTATGAGCAACAGTCCAGCCACCAGCAAGCCTCCTGTCACCCTGCGTCTGGTTGTCCCAGCCAGCCAATGTGGCTCCCTCATAGGGAAAGGAGGCTCCAAAATCAAAGAAATGAGAGAG TCCACAGGTGCTCAGGTACAGGTCGCAGGGGACATGCTGCCCAACTCCACTGAACGAGCAGTCACCATCTCAGGAGCCCCGGAAGCCATTATCCAGTGTGTCAAGCAGATCTGTGTTGTCATGCTAGAG tcCCCACCGAAAGGTGCCACTATCCCCTACCGCCCCAAGCCTGCCTCCACCCCCATCATTTTTTCAGGTGGCCAGGTAAGAGCCGACCCGCTGGGGGCCTCCACTGCCAACCTCAGCCTCTTACTGCAGCACCAGCCACTGCCT gCGTACACCATTCAGGGACAATACGCCATCCCTCACCCTGAC TTGACCAAGCTCCACCAGTTGGCTATGCAGCAAACCCCCTTTAACCCCCTTGGACAGACCACCCCTGCCTTCCCCG CAGGTCTGGATGCCAGTAACCAGGCCAGTACTCATGAACTCACCATTCCCAATGAT CTAATAGGCTGCATAATCGGGCGCCAGGGAACCAAAATCAACGAGATCCGTCAGATGTCTGGGGCGCAGATCAAAATTGCTAACGCCATGGAAGGGTCATCGGAGCGCCAGATCACCATCACAGGAACCCCCGCCAACATCAGCCTGGCCCAGTACCTCATCAACGCAAG GTTCAGAGACGTGGCGGCCATGTGGAATGACCcatcctccatgacgacatcctAA
- the LOC112236872 gene encoding poly(rC)-binding protein 3 isoform X11, giving the protein MEPPKVQQPGEGGLNVTLTIRLLMHGKEVGSIIGKKGETVKKMREESGARINISEGNCPERIVTITGPTDAIFKAFAMIAYKFEEDIINSMSNSPATSKPPVTLRLVVPASQCGSLIGKGGSKIKEMRESTGAQVQVAGDMLPNSTERAVTISGAPEAIIQCVKQICVVMLESPPKGATIPYRPKPASTPIIFSGGQAYTIQGQYAIPHPDQLTKLHQLAMQQTPFNPLGQTTPAFPAGLDASNQASTHELTIPNDLIGCIIGRQGTKINEIRQMSGAQIKIANAMEGSSERQITITGTPANISLAQYLINARFRDVAAMWNDPSSMTTS; this is encoded by the exons ATGGAACCACCCAAGGTGCAGCAGCCAGGCGAAGGAGGCCTCAACGTCACCCTCACCATCAGGCTTCTGATGCACGGCAAG GAGGTTGGAAGCATCATTGGAAAG aaaggagagacagtgaAGAAGATGCGTGAAGAG AGCGGTGCACGCATCAACATCTCTGAGGGAAACTGCCCAGAGCGGATAGTTACCATCACCGGACCCACAGATGCCATCTTCAAGGCCTTCGCCATGATCGCATACAAGTTTGAAGAG GATATAATCAACTCTATGAGCAACAGTCCAGCCACCAGCAAGCCTCCTGTCACCCTGCGTCTGGTTGTCCCAGCCAGCCAATGTGGCTCCCTCATAGGGAAAGGAGGCTCCAAAATCAAAGAAATGAGAGAG TCCACAGGTGCTCAGGTACAGGTCGCAGGGGACATGCTGCCCAACTCCACTGAACGAGCAGTCACCATCTCAGGAGCCCCGGAAGCCATTATCCAGTGTGTCAAGCAGATCTGTGTTGTCATGCTAGAG tcCCCACCGAAAGGTGCCACTATCCCCTACCGCCCCAAGCCTGCCTCCACCCCCATCATTTTTTCAGGTGGCCAG gCGTACACCATTCAGGGACAATACGCCATCCCTCACCCTGAC CAGTTGACCAAGCTCCACCAGTTGGCTATGCAGCAAACCCCCTTTAACCCCCTTGGACAGACCACCCCTGCCTTCCCCG CAGGTCTGGATGCCAGTAACCAGGCCAGTACTCATGAACTCACCATTCCCAATGAT CTAATAGGCTGCATAATCGGGCGCCAGGGAACCAAAATCAACGAGATCCGTCAGATGTCTGGGGCGCAGATCAAAATTGCTAACGCCATGGAAGGGTCATCGGAGCGCCAGATCACCATCACAGGAACCCCCGCCAACATCAGCCTGGCCCAGTACCTCATCAACGCAAG GTTCAGAGACGTGGCGGCCATGTGGAATGACCcatcctccatgacgacatcctAA
- the LOC112236872 gene encoding poly(rC)-binding protein 3 isoform X13 — MEPPKVQQPGEGGLNVTLTIRLLMHGKEVGSIIGKKGETVKKMREESGARINISEGNCPERIVTITGPTDAIFKAFAMIAYKFEEDIINSMSNSPATSKPPVTLRLVVPASQCGSLIGKGGSKIKEMRESTGAQVQVAGDMLPNSTERAVTISGAPEAIIQCVKQICVVMLESPPKGATIPYRPKPASTPIIFSGGQAYTIQGQYAIPHPDQLTKLHQLAMQQTPFNPLGQTTPAFPGLDASNQASTHELTIPNDLIGCIIGRQGTKINEIRQMSGAQIKIANAMEGSSERQITITGTPANISLAQYLINARFRDVAAMWNDPSSMTTS; from the exons ATGGAACCACCCAAGGTGCAGCAGCCAGGCGAAGGAGGCCTCAACGTCACCCTCACCATCAGGCTTCTGATGCACGGCAAG GAGGTTGGAAGCATCATTGGAAAG aaaggagagacagtgaAGAAGATGCGTGAAGAG AGCGGTGCACGCATCAACATCTCTGAGGGAAACTGCCCAGAGCGGATAGTTACCATCACCGGACCCACAGATGCCATCTTCAAGGCCTTCGCCATGATCGCATACAAGTTTGAAGAG GATATAATCAACTCTATGAGCAACAGTCCAGCCACCAGCAAGCCTCCTGTCACCCTGCGTCTGGTTGTCCCAGCCAGCCAATGTGGCTCCCTCATAGGGAAAGGAGGCTCCAAAATCAAAGAAATGAGAGAG TCCACAGGTGCTCAGGTACAGGTCGCAGGGGACATGCTGCCCAACTCCACTGAACGAGCAGTCACCATCTCAGGAGCCCCGGAAGCCATTATCCAGTGTGTCAAGCAGATCTGTGTTGTCATGCTAGAG tcCCCACCGAAAGGTGCCACTATCCCCTACCGCCCCAAGCCTGCCTCCACCCCCATCATTTTTTCAGGTGGCCAG gCGTACACCATTCAGGGACAATACGCCATCCCTCACCCTGAC CAGTTGACCAAGCTCCACCAGTTGGCTATGCAGCAAACCCCCTTTAACCCCCTTGGACAGACCACCCCTGCCTTCCCCG GTCTGGATGCCAGTAACCAGGCCAGTACTCATGAACTCACCATTCCCAATGAT CTAATAGGCTGCATAATCGGGCGCCAGGGAACCAAAATCAACGAGATCCGTCAGATGTCTGGGGCGCAGATCAAAATTGCTAACGCCATGGAAGGGTCATCGGAGCGCCAGATCACCATCACAGGAACCCCCGCCAACATCAGCCTGGCCCAGTACCTCATCAACGCAAG GTTCAGAGACGTGGCGGCCATGTGGAATGACCcatcctccatgacgacatcctAA
- the LOC112236872 gene encoding poly(rC)-binding protein 3 isoform X12 produces the protein MEPPKVQQPGEGGLNVTLTIRLLMHGKEVGSIIGKKGETVKKMREESGARINISEGNCPERIVTITGPTDAIFKAFAMIAYKFEEDIINSMSNSPATSKPPVTLRLVVPASQCGSLIGKGGSKIKEMRESTGAQVQVAGDMLPNSTERAVTISGAPEAIIQCVKQICVVMLESPPKGATIPYRPKPASTPIIFSGGQAYTIQGQYAIPHPDLTKLHQLAMQQTPFNPLGQTTPAFPAGLDASNQASTHELTIPNDLIGCIIGRQGTKINEIRQMSGAQIKIANAMEGSSERQITITGTPANISLAQYLINARFRDVAAMWNDPSSMTTS, from the exons ATGGAACCACCCAAGGTGCAGCAGCCAGGCGAAGGAGGCCTCAACGTCACCCTCACCATCAGGCTTCTGATGCACGGCAAG GAGGTTGGAAGCATCATTGGAAAG aaaggagagacagtgaAGAAGATGCGTGAAGAG AGCGGTGCACGCATCAACATCTCTGAGGGAAACTGCCCAGAGCGGATAGTTACCATCACCGGACCCACAGATGCCATCTTCAAGGCCTTCGCCATGATCGCATACAAGTTTGAAGAG GATATAATCAACTCTATGAGCAACAGTCCAGCCACCAGCAAGCCTCCTGTCACCCTGCGTCTGGTTGTCCCAGCCAGCCAATGTGGCTCCCTCATAGGGAAAGGAGGCTCCAAAATCAAAGAAATGAGAGAG TCCACAGGTGCTCAGGTACAGGTCGCAGGGGACATGCTGCCCAACTCCACTGAACGAGCAGTCACCATCTCAGGAGCCCCGGAAGCCATTATCCAGTGTGTCAAGCAGATCTGTGTTGTCATGCTAGAG tcCCCACCGAAAGGTGCCACTATCCCCTACCGCCCCAAGCCTGCCTCCACCCCCATCATTTTTTCAGGTGGCCAG gCGTACACCATTCAGGGACAATACGCCATCCCTCACCCTGAC TTGACCAAGCTCCACCAGTTGGCTATGCAGCAAACCCCCTTTAACCCCCTTGGACAGACCACCCCTGCCTTCCCCG CAGGTCTGGATGCCAGTAACCAGGCCAGTACTCATGAACTCACCATTCCCAATGAT CTAATAGGCTGCATAATCGGGCGCCAGGGAACCAAAATCAACGAGATCCGTCAGATGTCTGGGGCGCAGATCAAAATTGCTAACGCCATGGAAGGGTCATCGGAGCGCCAGATCACCATCACAGGAACCCCCGCCAACATCAGCCTGGCCCAGTACCTCATCAACGCAAG GTTCAGAGACGTGGCGGCCATGTGGAATGACCcatcctccatgacgacatcctAA